From one Halothece sp. PCC 7418 genomic stretch:
- a CDS encoding glycosyltransferase family 2 protein, whose protein sequence is MADSVAIIVMNRDRPDITDQVVEQVQKMGEGLETSLFVVEAGSCPENRSRYATHYFRDPNYKGRYYAFNQGLKFAHKEKPAYDYYWFVVNDIIFPEGQDTLKLLWEAMQEDPNMAAIGPGEPEAKDYKGCHPKPGRRWHKVSTIHGLAMLVRGRAYREVGYCSPKFHYAQGASTEFAYKMYKAGWFLAYSDIAHLYHDQSGSTYGVVTKISRHEYNRRARDFASKYFRKHYGENWDQYFSSFLPEDVEDNTFPWQREVWEKKMKRNWKEFYPWFWKTGSRIKNLLRAVGILKSTASPS, encoded by the coding sequence ATGGCGGACAGTGTTGCTATTATCGTTATGAATCGCGATCGCCCAGATATCACTGACCAAGTGGTCGAGCAAGTGCAAAAAATGGGTGAGGGTTTAGAAACATCTTTGTTTGTGGTGGAGGCGGGGAGTTGTCCCGAAAACCGATCGCGCTATGCGACTCATTACTTCCGCGATCCCAACTATAAAGGACGATATTATGCCTTCAATCAAGGCTTGAAATTTGCCCATAAAGAAAAGCCAGCTTATGACTACTATTGGTTTGTAGTCAACGACATTATTTTTCCTGAAGGACAAGACACCTTAAAATTACTTTGGGAAGCAATGCAAGAAGACCCAAACATGGCAGCGATCGGCCCTGGGGAACCCGAAGCCAAAGACTATAAAGGCTGTCACCCGAAACCAGGAAGACGATGGCATAAAGTTTCTACCATTCACGGACTCGCCATGTTAGTGCGGGGAAGGGCATATCGTGAGGTAGGTTACTGTAGCCCCAAGTTTCATTATGCCCAAGGGGCAAGTACCGAATTTGCTTACAAAATGTATAAAGCAGGCTGGTTTTTAGCCTATTCCGATATTGCCCATCTCTATCATGACCAAAGTGGAAGCACTTATGGGGTAGTTACAAAAATTTCCCGTCACGAGTACAACCGTCGCGCCCGTGATTTTGCCTCTAAGTATTTCCGTAAACATTACGGAGAGAACTGGGATCAATACTTTAGTTCCTTCCTTCCTGAAGATGTAGAAGATAATACCTTTCCTTGGCAGCGTGAGGTTTGGGAAAAGAAAATGAAGCGCAATTGGAAAGAATTCTATCCTTGGTTCTGGAAAACAGGGAGTCGCATTAAAAACTTGTTACGGGCAGTTGGCATTCTCAAATCTACTGCAAGTCCTTCATAA